A DNA window from Pongo abelii isolate AG06213 chromosome 2, NHGRI_mPonAbe1-v2.0_pri, whole genome shotgun sequence contains the following coding sequences:
- the RPL39L gene encoding ribosomal protein eL39-like 2 — MSSHKTFTIKRFLAKKQKQNRPIPQWIQMKPGNKIRHNSKRRHWRRTKLGL; from the coding sequence ATGTCTTCTCACAAGACTTTCACCATTAAGCGATTCCTggccaagaaacaaaagcaaaatcgtCCCATCCCCCAGTGGATTCAGATGAAACCTGGTAATAAAATCAGGCACAACTCCAAAAGGAGGCATTGGAGAAGAACCAAGCTGGGTCTGTAA